In Rhodanobacter humi, the following are encoded in one genomic region:
- a CDS encoding DUF488 domain-containing protein encodes MSIAVKRVYEPPAKSDGYRVLIDRLWPRGLKKEDVPLDLWAKELAPSTALRQWFDHDPAKWEGFRQRYAGELDKRTEHWHPLAERAAKHPVTLLYGARDEEHNNAVVMKAYLENWLRTHGPR; translated from the coding sequence ATGAGCATTGCCGTGAAACGCGTCTACGAGCCGCCGGCGAAGTCCGACGGCTATCGTGTGCTGATCGACCGCCTGTGGCCGCGCGGACTGAAGAAGGAAGACGTGCCGCTGGATTTGTGGGCCAAGGAGCTGGCGCCGTCCACCGCGCTGCGCCAGTGGTTCGACCACGATCCGGCGAAGTGGGAAGGCTTCCGCCAGCGCTACGCGGGCGAGCTGGACAAGCGCACCGAGCACTGGCACCCGCTCGCCGAGCGCGCCGCGAAACATCCCGTCACCCTGCTCTACGGCGCCCGCGACGAGGAGCACAACAACGCGGTGGTGATGAAGGCCTACCTGGAAAACTGGCTGCGCACGCACGGGCCGCGCTGA
- a CDS encoding glycosyltransferase: protein MPQLSVVVPVFNERDNIPPLLAEIAAALRGRVDYEVVYVDDDSSDDSRAVLDAQKAQHPELRVLHHVTRSGQSTAVWNGVRAARGTWIATLDGDGQNDPADIPKLLAARDGAAAEVKLFAGWRTTRRDSFNKRISSKIANAVRSRMLKDATPDTGCGLKLFDREVFLRLPYFDHMHRYLPALVKRAGFQSTSVPVGHRPRTAGVSKYGMLDRLWVGLADLRGVAWLMRRGKVTRVEEL from the coding sequence ATGCCGCAACTGTCCGTCGTCGTCCCCGTGTTCAACGAGCGCGACAACATCCCGCCGCTGCTCGCCGAGATCGCCGCCGCGCTGCGCGGCCGGGTCGACTACGAGGTGGTCTACGTCGACGACGATTCCAGCGACGACAGCCGCGCCGTGCTCGATGCGCAGAAGGCGCAGCACCCCGAGCTGCGCGTGCTGCACCACGTCACCCGCAGCGGCCAGAGCACGGCGGTGTGGAATGGCGTGCGCGCGGCGCGCGGCACGTGGATCGCCACGCTGGACGGCGACGGCCAGAACGATCCCGCCGACATCCCGAAGCTGCTCGCCGCCCGCGACGGCGCCGCGGCCGAGGTGAAGCTGTTCGCCGGCTGGCGCACCACGCGGCGCGACAGTTTCAACAAGCGCATCTCCTCGAAGATCGCGAACGCGGTGCGCTCGCGCATGCTCAAGGACGCCACCCCCGACACCGGCTGCGGGCTCAAGCTGTTCGACCGCGAGGTGTTCCTGCGCCTGCCCTACTTCGACCACATGCACCGTTACCTGCCCGCGCTGGTGAAGCGCGCCGGCTTCCAGAGCACCAGCGTGCCGGTGGGTCACCGCCCGCGCACCGCCGGTGTCTCCAAGTACGGCATGCTGGACCGCCTGTGGGTGGGCCTCGCCGACCTGCGCGGCGTGGCCTGGCTGATGCGCCGGGGCAAGGTGACCCGCGTCGAGGAGCTCTGA
- the bufA1 gene encoding BufA1 family periplasmic bufferin-type metallophore encodes MQAQTILSSALLSLLAAGALGAASTAHAADKMAAQATQKCYGVNAAMKNDCQSPGHSCAGQDSKARDPQAFVAVPAGLCGKIDGGSLQAHAAMSHDDMMKKS; translated from the coding sequence ATGCAAGCCCAGACCATCCTCAGCTCCGCCCTGCTCAGCCTGCTCGCCGCCGGCGCGCTGGGCGCCGCCAGCACCGCCCACGCCGCCGACAAGATGGCCGCGCAGGCCACCCAGAAGTGCTACGGCGTCAACGCCGCGATGAAGAACGACTGCCAGTCGCCGGGTCATTCCTGCGCCGGCCAGGACAGCAAGGCACGCGATCCGCAGGCCTTCGTGGCGGTGCCGGCCGGCTTGTGCGGCAAGATCGATGGCGGTTCGCTGCAGGCCCATGCCGCCATGTCGCACGACGACATGATGAAGAAGAGCTGA
- the bufB gene encoding MNIO family bufferin maturase, which translates to MFPSRPVRAQPIPTQVGIGLRPAHVAHVLEHRPAVPFFELHSENLFCAGGALWDAFDAVRRDYPVSLHGVGLSLGSADPLDPAHLAALRELMRRAEPALVSEHVCWGAIGGRHYNDLLPLPYTDEALDLMVARVAQLQDALGRRVLVENVSSYIHYTHSTMPEWEFLATLAERSGCGLLLDVNNVYVNSVNHGYDAHAFIAGIPAAAVGELHLAGFTRKQGLGGPLLIDSHDRRVDPAVWALYDYTLARLGAQPTLIEWDQDLPDFAVLEDEARLATACLDQHRPDERGLDEHHPDEHAHAGLAALAG; encoded by the coding sequence GTGTTCCCGTCACGCCCCGTGCGTGCGCAGCCGATCCCGACGCAGGTCGGGATCGGGCTGCGGCCGGCGCACGTCGCTCACGTGCTGGAACATCGCCCCGCCGTGCCGTTCTTCGAACTGCACAGCGAAAACCTTTTCTGCGCCGGCGGCGCGCTGTGGGATGCGTTCGACGCCGTGCGCCGCGACTACCCGGTGAGCCTGCACGGCGTGGGCCTGTCGCTGGGTTCGGCCGATCCGCTGGACCCCGCGCACCTCGCCGCGCTGCGTGAACTGATGCGTCGCGCCGAGCCCGCGCTGGTGTCCGAGCACGTGTGCTGGGGCGCGATCGGCGGCCGCCACTACAACGACCTGCTGCCGCTGCCATACACCGACGAGGCGCTGGACCTGATGGTGGCGCGCGTGGCGCAGCTGCAGGACGCGCTGGGCCGCCGCGTGCTGGTGGAGAACGTCTCCAGCTACATCCACTACACCCATTCGACGATGCCCGAGTGGGAATTCCTCGCCACGCTCGCCGAGCGCAGTGGCTGCGGCCTGCTGCTCGACGTCAACAACGTCTACGTCAACAGCGTGAACCACGGCTACGACGCGCACGCCTTCATCGCCGGCATCCCCGCCGCCGCGGTGGGCGAGCTGCACCTGGCCGGCTTCACGCGCAAGCAAGGCTTGGGCGGGCCGCTGCTGATCGACTCGCACGACCGCCGCGTCGATCCCGCCGTGTGGGCGCTGTACGACTACACGCTGGCGCGCCTCGGCGCGCAGCCCACCTTGATCGAATGGGACCAGGACCTGCCCGACTTCGCCGTGCTGGAGGACGAGGCGCGGCTCGCCACGGCCTGCCTCGACCAGCACCGCCCCGATGAGCGAGGCCTCGATGAACACCATCCCGACGAGCACGCCCATGCCGGTCTCGCCGCCCTCGCTGGCTGA
- a CDS encoding HvfC/BufC family peptide modification chaperone gives MNTIPTSTPMPVSPPSLAELQRAFAGAIVDGAAPALEPWIAARGIAPSARLRIYRNANLAIHVDALATSYPALQRLLGDDCFDGLATRHAAYRGSRSGNLQDYGADFADYLAAQPETAAWPWLGDVARLEWLRQEVALAADEAPADAAALIAALADVDHALRLRPCMRVLSSAWAVLDLWRYAQSSQAGDLDPAIPQSVLLWREDGQVAMRAIAPAQAAFVRALQHEASPALALAAAQLIDAQVAPETLLLPLLEHALLAA, from the coding sequence ATGAACACCATCCCGACGAGCACGCCCATGCCGGTCTCGCCGCCCTCGCTGGCTGAGCTGCAGCGCGCGTTCGCCGGCGCCATCGTCGACGGCGCCGCGCCCGCACTGGAGCCGTGGATCGCCGCACGCGGCATCGCGCCCTCCGCACGCCTGCGCATCTACCGCAATGCGAACCTCGCGATCCACGTCGACGCCCTGGCCACCAGCTACCCCGCGCTGCAGCGCCTGCTCGGCGACGACTGCTTCGACGGCCTCGCCACCCGCCACGCCGCGTACCGCGGCAGCCGCAGCGGCAACCTGCAGGACTATGGCGCCGATTTCGCCGACTACCTCGCCGCGCAGCCGGAAACCGCGGCATGGCCGTGGCTGGGCGACGTGGCGAGGCTGGAATGGTTGCGCCAGGAAGTCGCGCTGGCCGCGGACGAGGCGCCCGCCGATGCCGCGGCGCTGATCGCCGCGCTCGCCGATGTGGACCACGCGCTGCGCCTGCGGCCCTGCATGCGCGTGCTGTCCTCCGCCTGGGCGGTGCTCGACCTGTGGCGTTACGCGCAGTCGTCGCAAGCCGGCGATCTCGATCCCGCCATCCCGCAATCCGTGTTGCTGTGGCGCGAGGACGGCCAGGTGGCGATGCGCGCGATCGCTCCCGCGCAAGCCGCGTTCGTGCGCGCGCTGCAGCACGAGGCATCGCCAGCCCTGGCGCTCGCGGCCGCGCAGCTCATCGATGCACAGGTCGCACCCGAGACCCTGCTGCTTCCCCTGCTCGAACACGCGCTGCTCGCCGCGTGA
- a CDS encoding DoxX family protein, with protein sequence MNATLAIARWSRLTAQLAVLTPLALLLFRVFVALAFWRAGVVKWADPSGTAYLFDNEYHVPLLAPALAAALATWTELVLPWFLALGLGTRVVAAVLFVYNIVAVVSYPDLWPHGFWTGLIGGDFNDHKAWGLMLLALVALGAGRVSVDGVVKRVFRRNATSAPQAAGR encoded by the coding sequence ATGAACGCTACCCTCGCCATCGCCCGCTGGTCGCGCCTCACCGCACAACTCGCCGTGCTCACCCCGCTCGCCCTGCTGCTGTTCCGCGTGTTCGTGGCGCTCGCGTTCTGGCGCGCCGGCGTCGTGAAGTGGGCCGACCCCAGCGGCACCGCCTACCTGTTCGACAACGAATACCACGTGCCCCTGCTCGCGCCCGCGCTGGCCGCCGCGCTCGCCACCTGGACCGAACTGGTGCTGCCGTGGTTCCTCGCGTTGGGCCTCGGCACCCGCGTCGTCGCCGCCGTGCTGTTCGTCTACAACATCGTCGCCGTGGTCTCGTACCCCGACCTGTGGCCGCACGGCTTCTGGACCGGCCTGATCGGCGGCGACTTCAACGACCACAAGGCCTGGGGGCTGATGCTGCTGGCCTTGGTGGCGCTGGGGGCGGGAAGAGTATCGGTGGATGGGGTGGTGAAGCGGGTATTTCGGCGTAATGCCACATCGGCCCCACAGGCTGCGGGACGATAA
- a CDS encoding DUF3379 family protein, protein MDCLEFRRRLAAEPQSRDPELLAHRDSCAACTAAWERAQVFERELLAALEVPVPAGLADRVLLAQATDERRQQQVRRRHVAFALAASLLLALGVGGYGWRQLDARSLPALAVAHMPGEIHSLDLNQPISEAAIAAGFAVRGVSLRGPAPADVTYVHDCPVGPYKTVHLVSRIDGTPVAVLYLPHKQVAQARDFHRDGWHGRIVPLAHGTLVMLTDRSGAPHFDAVARGWRVAIDGVGGVQTAGSGAVDEEPGRLAP, encoded by the coding sequence ATGGACTGCCTTGAATTCCGCCGCCGGCTAGCGGCCGAGCCGCAGTCGCGCGATCCCGAGCTGCTCGCCCACCGCGACAGCTGCGCCGCCTGCACCGCCGCGTGGGAACGCGCCCAGGTGTTCGAGCGCGAACTGCTGGCAGCGCTGGAGGTGCCCGTGCCGGCCGGCCTCGCCGACCGCGTGCTGCTGGCCCAGGCCACCGACGAGCGCCGGCAGCAGCAGGTGCGCCGCCGCCACGTGGCCTTCGCGCTGGCCGCCTCGCTGCTGCTCGCGCTGGGCGTCGGCGGCTACGGCTGGCGCCAGCTCGATGCACGCTCGCTGCCCGCGCTGGCGGTGGCGCACATGCCCGGCGAAATCCACTCGCTCGACCTGAACCAACCCATCAGCGAAGCCGCCATCGCCGCCGGCTTCGCCGTGCGCGGCGTCAGCCTGCGCGGCCCCGCGCCCGCCGACGTCACCTACGTGCACGACTGCCCGGTCGGCCCGTACAAGACCGTGCACCTGGTCAGCCGCATCGACGGCACCCCGGTGGCCGTGCTTTACCTGCCGCACAAGCAGGTAGCGCAAGCCCGCGACTTCCACCGCGACGGCTGGCACGGCCGCATCGTGCCACTCGCTCACGGCACCTTGGTGATGCTCACCGACCGCAGCGGCGCGCCGCACTTCGATGCGGTGGCGCGGGGGTGGCGGGTGGCGATTGATGGGGTGGGTGGGGTGCAAACGGCGGGAAGCGGCGCGGTGGATGAGGAGCCGGGGCGGTTGGCGCCTTGA
- a CDS encoding sigma-70 family RNA polymerase sigma factor, protein MNPRQRQFEALTRAHAGDLYRYAYWLCGQDALAQDLVQETLLRAWKSLDALREAESAKPWLLTILRREHARLHERKPLDTVELDDNLAEDAAWASPERHGDAAELREAMSRLPHKYREPLLLQVLGGMSCEEIAAELDQQPGAVMTQLFRARQKLKSILQGRRPEVQHGLP, encoded by the coding sequence GTGAACCCCCGACAGCGACAATTCGAGGCGCTGACCCGCGCGCACGCCGGCGACCTGTACCGCTACGCCTACTGGCTGTGCGGGCAGGACGCGCTGGCCCAGGACTTGGTGCAGGAAACCCTGCTGCGCGCGTGGAAAAGCCTCGACGCGCTGCGCGAGGCCGAGTCCGCCAAGCCCTGGCTGCTCACCATCCTGCGCCGCGAGCACGCGCGCCTGCACGAGCGCAAGCCGCTGGACACTGTCGAGCTGGACGACAATCTCGCCGAGGACGCCGCCTGGGCCAGCCCCGAGCGCCACGGCGACGCCGCCGAACTGCGTGAAGCCATGTCGAGACTGCCGCACAAATACCGCGAACCGCTGCTGCTGCAGGTGCTGGGCGGCATGAGCTGCGAGGAGATCGCCGCCGAACTGGACCAGCAACCCGGCGCGGTGATGACGCAATTGTTTCGCGCGCGGCAGAAGCTGAAATCCATCCTGCAGGGCCGCCGCCCGGAGGTGCAGCATGGACTGCCTTGA
- a CDS encoding ParB/RepB/Spo0J family partition protein, whose amino-acid sequence MAAAKKRGLGRGLDALLGGEGAATPVLEQEGELRMLPIQQIQPGKYQPRRHWNDEALDELAASIKAQGLIQPVVVRAIGKHQYELIAGERRWRAAQRAQMSEIPALVKDVPEVAVPAMALIENIQRQDLTPLEEADAIKRLIGDFDLTHQQAADAVGRSRASVSNLLRLTEMPEPIKRLLDDGKLEMGHARCLLTLDETLAVPLARQAVTLGWSVRDLEDAARRAQAAPKGKAKGTPPRDPNIAALERELAERFATRVELAAARGGRGKLVIHYHSNDELEGILGKIR is encoded by the coding sequence ATGGCTGCTGCAAAGAAACGAGGACTGGGTCGCGGGCTGGATGCGCTGCTCGGCGGCGAAGGCGCCGCCACGCCGGTGCTGGAGCAGGAGGGCGAGTTGCGCATGCTGCCGATCCAGCAGATCCAGCCCGGCAAGTACCAGCCGCGCCGCCACTGGAACGACGAAGCGCTGGACGAGCTGGCCGCCTCGATCAAGGCGCAGGGCCTGATCCAGCCGGTGGTGGTGCGCGCGATCGGCAAGCACCAGTACGAGCTGATCGCCGGCGAGCGCCGCTGGCGCGCCGCCCAGCGCGCGCAGATGAGCGAGATTCCCGCGCTGGTGAAGGACGTGCCGGAAGTCGCGGTGCCCGCGATGGCGCTGATCGAGAACATCCAGCGCCAGGACCTCACCCCGCTGGAAGAGGCCGACGCGATCAAGCGCCTGATCGGGGACTTCGACCTCACCCACCAGCAGGCCGCCGACGCGGTGGGCCGTTCGCGCGCCTCCGTGTCCAACCTGCTGCGCCTCACCGAGATGCCCGAACCGATCAAGCGGCTGCTCGACGACGGCAAGCTGGAGATGGGCCACGCGCGCTGCCTGCTTACGCTGGACGAAACCCTCGCCGTGCCGCTGGCCCGCCAGGCGGTGACCCTGGGCTGGTCGGTGCGCGATCTGGAAGACGCCGCGCGCCGCGCGCAGGCCGCGCCGAAGGGCAAGGCCAAGGGCACGCCGCCGCGCGACCCCAACATCGCCGCGCTGGAACGCGAGCTGGCCGAGCGCTTCGCCACCCGCGTCGAACTCGCCGCCGCCCGCGGCGGCCGCGGCAAGCTGGTGATCCACTACCACAGCAACGACGAGCTCGAAGGCATCCTCGGCAAGATCCGCTGA
- a CDS encoding ParA family protein, whose amino-acid sequence MARILAVANQKGGVGKTTTAVNLAAALAAAKRRVLLVDLDPQGNATMASGVDKHAARPNGCAVLLEEATVADAVVATDAHYDLLPGNGDLTAAELKLMDTLAREHRLKEQLATVAGRYDTILVDCPPSLNLLTLNALTAADGVLIPVQCEYFALEGLSSLLETVKAVRQRLNPKLEIEGLLRTMYDVRNNLGNEVSAQLTQHFGDKVLRSIIPRNVRLAEAPSHGQPIHLYDRSSRGAIAYIGLAGEIIRRERGLPPVAVESHEADDSTDMIEPSPAGAHGVVLKAPAANHQD is encoded by the coding sequence ATGGCACGCATCCTCGCTGTCGCCAACCAGAAGGGCGGCGTCGGCAAGACCACCACGGCAGTGAACCTCGCGGCGGCGCTGGCCGCGGCGAAGCGCCGCGTGCTGCTCGTCGATCTGGACCCGCAGGGCAACGCCACCATGGCCTCCGGCGTGGACAAGCACGCGGCGCGGCCGAACGGCTGCGCGGTGCTGCTGGAGGAAGCCACGGTGGCCGATGCGGTGGTCGCCACCGACGCCCATTACGACCTGCTGCCCGGCAACGGCGATCTCACCGCCGCCGAACTGAAGCTGATGGACACGCTGGCGCGCGAGCACCGGCTGAAGGAGCAACTGGCCACGGTGGCCGGCCGTTACGACACCATCCTGGTCGACTGCCCGCCCTCGCTGAACCTGCTCACGCTCAACGCGCTCACCGCCGCCGACGGCGTGCTGATCCCGGTGCAGTGCGAATACTTCGCGCTGGAAGGCCTTTCCAGCCTGCTGGAGACGGTCAAGGCGGTGCGCCAGCGGCTGAACCCGAAGCTGGAGATCGAAGGCCTGCTGCGCACCATGTACGACGTGCGCAACAACCTCGGCAACGAGGTCTCGGCCCAGCTCACCCAGCATTTCGGCGACAAGGTGCTGCGCTCGATCATCCCGCGCAACGTGCGCCTCGCCGAGGCGCCCAGCCACGGCCAGCCCATCCACCTGTACGACCGCAGCTCGCGCGGCGCGATCGCCTACATCGGCCTCGCCGGCGAGATCATCCGCCGCGAACGCGGCCTGCCGCCGGTGGCGGTGGAGTCGCACGAGGCCGACGATTCAACCGACATGATCGAGCCGTCCCCCGCGGGCGCGCATGGCGTGGTGCTCAAGGCACCCGCCGCCAACCACCAGGATTGA
- the rsmG gene encoding 16S rRNA (guanine(527)-N(7))-methyltransferase RsmG, with translation MTARAALQARLEQGVAALGLTLPVGAAERLLDYQALLERWNAAYNLTAIRDPAEMVTRHLLDSLAILPYVQGETLADLGTGPGLPGIPLAIAAPGRQILLVDSNGKKVRFLREAIRALQLDGVRAVQSRVEDVEGTFDCITARAFASLADMLGWGGHLLAPGGVWLAMKGKAPDEELPGVPSGFAVRGIHALAVPGLDAERSLVVLGRTGD, from the coding sequence ATGACCGCCCGCGCCGCCCTGCAAGCCCGCCTGGAACAAGGCGTCGCCGCGCTCGGCCTCACCCTGCCCGTGGGCGCGGCGGAGCGCCTGCTGGATTACCAGGCCCTGCTGGAACGCTGGAACGCCGCCTACAACCTCACCGCGATCCGCGATCCCGCCGAGATGGTGACCCGCCACCTGCTCGACTCGCTGGCGATCCTGCCCTACGTGCAGGGCGAGACGCTCGCCGATCTCGGCACCGGCCCCGGCCTGCCCGGCATCCCGCTGGCGATCGCCGCGCCGGGCCGGCAGATCCTGCTGGTGGACTCCAACGGCAAGAAGGTGCGCTTCCTGCGCGAGGCGATCCGCGCGTTGCAACTCGACGGCGTGCGCGCCGTGCAGTCGCGGGTGGAGGACGTGGAAGGCACGTTCGACTGCATCACCGCGCGCGCCTTCGCCAGCCTCGCCGACATGCTGGGCTGGGGCGGCCATCTGCTGGCGCCGGGCGGCGTCTGGCTGGCGATGAAGGGCAAGGCGCCGGACGAGGAATTGCCCGGCGTGCCGTCCGGTTTCGCGGTGCGCGGCATCCACGCGCTGGCGGTGCCGGGGCTGGACGCCGAACGCAGCCTGGTGGTGCTGGGCCGCACCGGCGACTGA
- a CDS encoding SPFH domain-containing protein, translating to MFALILAAALSLLALAAIAVKHVPDGQVYSLYRHGKPVRLLQPGTHVVLPLLDRVGHRIDLGGRVLRFEEPLADARDVRGTVYWQVLEPERADAVIEQADQLIRRGALEALHGEAEANADDRRALGQQLKQSLNGTLRSRGVMVTRVELDFA from the coding sequence ATGTTCGCACTGATCCTCGCCGCCGCCCTCAGCCTGCTCGCGCTTGCCGCGATCGCGGTGAAGCATGTGCCCGACGGGCAGGTCTACAGCCTCTACCGCCACGGCAAGCCGGTGCGCCTGTTGCAGCCGGGCACCCACGTGGTGCTGCCGCTGCTGGACCGAGTCGGTCATCGCATCGATCTCGGTGGTCGCGTGCTGCGCTTCGAGGAGCCGCTGGCCGACGCGCGCGACGTACGCGGCACGGTGTACTGGCAGGTGCTGGAGCCCGAGCGTGCCGACGCGGTGATCGAGCAGGCCGACCAGCTGATCCGCCGCGGCGCGCTGGAAGCACTGCACGGCGAGGCCGAGGCGAACGCCGACGATCGGCGCGCGCTGGGCCAGCAGCTCAAGCAGAGCCTCAACGGCACGCTGCGCTCGCGCGGCGTGATGGTGACCCGGGTGGAACTGGACTTCGCCTGA
- a CDS encoding pirin family protein, whose translation MSERRILRRIRGTDTSDGAGVKLKRVIGQPALDMLDPFLLLDEFRSDSADDYIAGFPEHPHRGFETVTYMLAGHMQHGDNHGNRGDLVPGSVQWMTAGRGILHSEMPQQENGLMWGFQLWVNLPASDKMTAPRYQDIGPERIPTVQPAAGVTVKVIAGELAGATGPVAGIVTAPVYLDIAVEPGAQVEIPLPEGHHAFAYVFDGTDAEVAGEKLARSELAVLSEGDSVRIAGRAAPARVLLVAGKPLNEQVTRYGPFVMNTPEQIHEAIADFRAGKF comes from the coding sequence ATGAGCGAACGCCGCATCCTCCGCCGCATCCGCGGCACCGACACCTCCGACGGCGCGGGCGTGAAGCTGAAGCGCGTCATCGGCCAGCCCGCGCTGGACATGCTCGATCCGTTCCTGCTGCTGGACGAGTTCCGTTCCGACAGCGCCGACGACTACATCGCCGGCTTCCCCGAGCATCCGCACCGCGGCTTCGAGACCGTGACCTACATGCTCGCCGGCCACATGCAGCACGGCGACAACCACGGCAACCGCGGCGACCTCGTGCCCGGCAGCGTGCAGTGGATGACCGCCGGCCGCGGCATCCTGCACTCGGAGATGCCGCAGCAGGAGAACGGCCTGATGTGGGGCTTCCAGCTGTGGGTGAACCTGCCGGCCAGCGACAAGATGACCGCGCCGCGCTACCAGGACATCGGCCCCGAACGCATTCCCACCGTGCAGCCGGCCGCCGGCGTCACGGTGAAGGTGATCGCCGGCGAGCTGGCCGGTGCCACCGGCCCGGTGGCCGGCATCGTCACCGCGCCGGTGTACCTGGACATCGCGGTGGAGCCGGGCGCGCAGGTGGAGATTCCGCTGCCCGAAGGCCACCACGCCTTCGCCTACGTGTTCGACGGCACGGACGCCGAGGTGGCCGGCGAGAAACTCGCACGCAGCGAGCTGGCCGTGTTGTCCGAGGGCGACAGCGTGCGCATCGCCGGCCGCGCAGCGCCGGCACGCGTGCTGCTGGTCGCCGGCAAGCCGTTGAACGAGCAGGTCACTCGCTACGGGCCGTTCGTGATGAACACGCCCGAGCAGATCCACGAGGCGATTGCCGACTTCCGCGCCGGCAAGTTCTGA
- a CDS encoding YecA/YgfB family protein — MTTSKTDWPSSLTDDELDELDRYLRAHVREGDDRLLLDGVHGLLSALAVGPLQVLPDEWLPEVLHEPFANEREGNRVLELLAKLNDSISAELDVDAYEPILGEIDTETGPQLSAAGWCEGFSRGIDLRAALWEGRLADDPQLMELLGPVMALAVDDGVLSADAEFEKLSDDEYDECLSQVPAVLDAVGQYWQAKPATEAEVEAMVQRHTAPDTDHDGTPPRHRSGHWVH; from the coding sequence ATGACTACAAGCAAGACCGATTGGCCCAGCTCGCTCACCGACGACGAGCTCGACGAACTGGACCGCTACCTGCGCGCCCACGTCCGCGAGGGCGACGACCGCCTGCTGCTGGACGGCGTGCACGGCCTGCTCAGCGCGCTCGCGGTCGGTCCGCTGCAGGTGCTGCCGGACGAATGGCTGCCCGAGGTGCTGCACGAACCCTTCGCGAACGAGCGCGAGGGCAACCGCGTGCTGGAACTGCTGGCCAAGCTCAACGACTCGATCAGCGCAGAACTCGACGTGGACGCCTACGAGCCCATTCTCGGCGAGATCGATACCGAGACCGGCCCGCAGCTCTCCGCCGCCGGCTGGTGCGAGGGCTTCAGCCGCGGCATCGACCTGCGCGCCGCGCTGTGGGAAGGCCGGCTCGCCGACGATCCGCAGTTGATGGAACTGCTCGGCCCGGTGATGGCGCTGGCGGTGGACGACGGTGTGCTCAGCGCCGACGCCGAGTTCGAGAAGCTCAGCGACGACGAATACGACGAGTGCCTGTCGCAGGTGCCCGCCGTGCTCGACGCGGTCGGCCAGTACTGGCAGGCCAAGCCCGCCACCGAGGCCGAAGTGGAGGCGATGGTGCAGCGGCACACCGCGCCCGACACCGACCACGACGGCACCCCGCCGCGCCACCGCAGCGGGCACTGGGTGCACTGA
- the xth gene encoding exodeoxyribonuclease III, which produces MKIASWNVNSLKVRLPQLTQWLADASPDIVALQETKLEDAKFPAAELAAAGYRSVYSGQKTYNGVAILAREGLGEFADVVTDIPGLEDPQRRILAAGVGGLRIVDLYVVNGKAVGDEKYAYKLHWLERVREFLAGEIARHPNLVVLGDFNIAPDARDVHDPAAWGEDILCSPPERAALKAITDLGMHDSFRLFESDGGHYSWWDYRQGAFRRNMGLRIDLILVGEALKSAAVGAAIDREPRRWERPSDHTPVTLQLDTR; this is translated from the coding sequence ATGAAGATCGCCTCCTGGAACGTGAACTCGCTGAAGGTGCGCCTGCCGCAGCTGACGCAGTGGCTGGCGGACGCCAGCCCGGACATCGTGGCGCTGCAGGAAACCAAGCTGGAGGACGCGAAGTTCCCCGCCGCGGAGCTTGCCGCGGCCGGCTACCGCAGCGTGTATTCGGGGCAGAAGACCTACAACGGCGTGGCGATCCTCGCCCGCGAGGGGCTGGGCGAGTTCGCCGACGTGGTCACCGACATCCCCGGGCTGGAGGATCCGCAGCGGCGCATCCTCGCCGCCGGAGTCGGCGGGCTGCGCATCGTCGACCTCTACGTGGTCAACGGCAAGGCGGTGGGCGACGAGAAATACGCCTACAAGTTGCATTGGCTGGAACGCGTACGCGAGTTCCTCGCCGGCGAGATCGCGCGCCATCCGAACCTGGTGGTGCTGGGCGACTTCAACATCGCGCCCGACGCGCGCGACGTGCACGATCCGGCCGCCTGGGGCGAGGACATCCTGTGCTCGCCGCCCGAGCGCGCCGCGCTCAAGGCGATCACCGACCTCGGCATGCACGACAGCTTCCGGCTGTTCGAATCGGACGGTGGCCACTACAGCTGGTGGGACTACCGACAGGGTGCGTTCCGGCGCAACATGGGCTTGCGCATCGACCTGATCCTCGTCGGCGAGGCCCTGAAATCCGCCGCCGTCGGCGCGGCGATCGACCGCGAACCGCGACGTTGGGAACGCCCCTCCGACCACACGCCGGTGACGCTGCAACTGGATACCCGATGA
- a CDS encoding cold-shock protein, translated as MSERQSGTVKWFNDAKGFGFITPESGEDLFVHFRAIQGNGFKSLQEGERVTFVVTKGPKGLQAEEVQKA; from the coding sequence ATGTCGGAACGTCAAAGCGGTACGGTCAAGTGGTTCAACGATGCCAAGGGCTTCGGCTTCATCACGCCGGAAAGCGGTGAAGACCTGTTCGTGCATTTCCGCGCGATCCAGGGCAACGGCTTCAAGTCGCTGCAGGAAGGCGAGCGTGTCACCTTCGTGGTCACCAAGGGCCCGAAGGGCCTGCAGGCCGAGGAAGTGCAGAAGGCCTGA